The following coding sequences are from one Deltaproteobacteria bacterium window:
- a CDS encoding epoxyqueuosine reductase, translating into MKERIRRFVAGLEIDDVGFAAASDYRSPLSPPLESIFPGARSIVVLAYKELDSCDSPDLHIAMNGRMDLMEFSRSCNYKLARHLERSFGARVMTVPVSYPMAQNEETKATVGQVSLRHAAVAAGLGAFGSNNLVVHPRLGCRTVFTAILTDLEIPSDPPVVENPCTACGLCVQGCPGKALDEPGRTDVMKCVRNNMPYGLNGAIRFWSKYGEVSAAERKAMLRDPNFWRLYQAGHIGPQYFCFTCMNVCPVGRKATA; encoded by the coding sequence CGACGACGTGGGGTTCGCTGCGGCATCGGACTACCGCAGCCCCCTGTCGCCCCCCCTGGAATCGATCTTCCCCGGGGCAAGGTCGATCGTCGTGCTCGCCTACAAGGAGCTCGACAGCTGCGACAGTCCGGATCTCCACATCGCGATGAACGGGCGCATGGACCTGATGGAGTTCTCGCGGTCGTGCAACTACAAGCTGGCCCGCCACCTGGAGAGAAGTTTCGGGGCCCGTGTCATGACTGTTCCCGTCTCGTATCCCATGGCCCAAAACGAGGAAACCAAGGCGACGGTCGGGCAGGTATCGCTCCGCCACGCAGCGGTCGCCGCCGGGCTGGGGGCGTTCGGCAGCAACAATCTCGTGGTCCATCCCCGACTCGGATGTCGGACCGTCTTCACGGCGATCCTCACCGATCTCGAGATTCCCTCGGACCCTCCCGTCGTAGAGAATCCGTGCACAGCCTGCGGGCTGTGCGTACAAGGTTGCCCCGGAAAAGCGCTGGACGAACCGGGCCGGACCGACGTGATGAAGTGCGTCAGGAACAACATGCCGTATGGGTTGAACGGAGCAATCCGGTTCTGGAGCAAGTACGGCGAGGTTTCCGCGGCGGAGCGGAAAGCGATGCTCCGGGACCCGAATTTCTGGCGACTCTACCAGGCCGGCCACATCGGCCCCCAATACTTCTGCTTTACCTGCATGAACGTGTGCCCCGTGGGGCGTAAAGCGACGGCGTGA
- a CDS encoding 4Fe-4S binding protein produces the protein MVKLSDIAGTARSQGAPLVGSVPVELLGANREGIENVLDGAKSVVVLAAPHSRSAIEAKDVHAAQYDTIHAYEEVGRSAHAVARWLEARGYRAVAVPAFIPLDMSPPKYGMRGAVDWRSAAVKAGIGGYGENGLLLTWKFGPAVRLGGVVTDAEIQSVTAAPATPCTHCMRCVEACPSGALTGQGKIDKKRCGDRIFSTGFRAWRDFLVELIEAPPEKREEMVGRTLSLDLWQNFMTGNYYTCFACQAVCRVGRTASG, from the coding sequence ATGGTCAAACTTTCCGATATTGCCGGGACTGCAAGGAGCCAGGGAGCCCCCCTTGTCGGCTCCGTACCGGTCGAGTTGCTTGGAGCTAACCGGGAGGGGATCGAGAACGTCCTTGACGGGGCGAAGAGCGTCGTTGTCCTGGCGGCACCGCACTCCAGGAGTGCTATCGAAGCGAAGGATGTACATGCGGCCCAGTACGACACGATACACGCATATGAGGAGGTAGGTCGTTCCGCGCACGCGGTGGCTCGCTGGCTGGAAGCCAGGGGGTATCGTGCTGTTGCTGTTCCCGCATTCATCCCACTGGACATGTCTCCGCCGAAGTACGGAATGCGGGGGGCGGTCGACTGGCGGTCCGCAGCGGTCAAGGCCGGGATCGGCGGATACGGAGAAAACGGCCTCCTGCTGACGTGGAAGTTCGGACCGGCCGTCCGGTTGGGCGGAGTGGTAACGGATGCCGAGATCCAGTCGGTAACGGCGGCCCCCGCGACGCCGTGCACACATTGCATGCGATGTGTTGAAGCGTGCCCTTCGGGTGCGCTCACAGGACAGGGGAAAATCGACAAGAAGCGGTGCGGGGACAGAATCTTCTCCACGGGTTTTAGGGCGTGGAGGGATTTTCTCGTTGAGCTTATCGAGGCACCCCCGGAAAAAAGGGAGGAGATGGTCGGCCGGACTCTCTCTCTCGACCTATGGCAGAACTTCATGACGGGAAACTACTACACCTGCTTTGCCTGCCAAGCGGTGTGTCGAGTGGGCCGCACAGCTAGCGGGTGA